CCCCACGGGACGCGCAGCCCGCTGGCCAGCACGGTGGCCACGACCTCCTGGCCGACCCCGTCGGCCGTCGCCGACGGGGTGGGAAAGGTGGGCGGTTCACCGGCCGGGTCCGACTCCGGCTCGCCGAAGGTGCAGCCGCTGGTCACCAGCAGCGCCGCGCATGACGCCGCGAGGGCCGCGCGGAGGCGGTAGGTGCGAGGGTGCGAGGTACGGGCGCTCACCCGGCCCAGCGTAGTCGGGTGAGCCCCAGGATCTGGGCGTGGATCAAGCGTCGAGGGCCTGTGGCTCCCCGTCGTCGCTGTCGGCAGCGGCACCCCGGCCTGTCAGTTGGGTGGCCTTCCCGACACCTCTGCCGTCGTGAACCACGCCGCCCGGCGGTGCGTAGCATCGCCGCATGGAACTGATCGGAGAGGTCACCCCTGACCGACCGTTACTCGTGCTGGCCGTCAAGGAGGAAGCGCAGTTTCTCCCCCCGACGCTGCCGGTTCTGCTCACCGGCATGGGCAAGGTGAACGGGGCGATCGCGTTGGCCACCACCCTGGCCCGCGGCCCTCGCCCAGCCGGCATCGTCAACCTGGGTACCGCCGGCGCACTTCGCCCGGGATGGGCCGGCACGCACGCCATCGGCATCGTGATCCAGCATGACCTGGACAGTGATGTGCTGCGGACCCTCACCGGCGAGGTCTACGGCTCCCCCCTGGCGCTTCCTGACTCCGACGGCCCCACCCTCGCGACCGGCGACGCCTTCGTCGCCGACGAGGCGTCTCGTCAGCGGCTGGCGGCCATCGCACCCCTGGTGGACATGGAAGGCTACGCCCTCGCGGCCGCCGCCCAGCAGGCCGGTGTCCCGCTGCGCATCGTCAAGCACGTCAGTGACCACGCGGGAGAGGGCGCGGCCAGAACGTGGCGTGAGACGGTCACGGAATGCGCCCGCGCGCTCGCCGACTGGTCCGTCCGAAACCTTCCGCTGGCGCGGATCTCACAGCGACCCGACTCGGCCGAGACCAGGGGTTGATCATCCGATCCGCCACTCGACTATTCCATCCGGAAGTCGGCGAAGTCGAATCCCGGCGTCACCACACAAGTGACCAGGACCGGCTGGTCACCCGCCGGGGCCGCTGCCTGCCACGTCCCGCCCGGGACCAGCATCTGCGGGCGCTGACCGGCAGCCACATCCGCGCCGAGGGCGACGTCCATGGGATCAGCCGCCGGCTCCCTGCCCGAGCCGCCGAGTCGCAGAGTCAGCGGGCCGCCCGAGTGCCACAACCACAGCTCGTCTGAGCGCACCACATGCCAGCGGGACCGCTCGCCGGGGTGGAGCAGGAAATAGATGGCGGTGGCCGCGTTACGACTGCCGTCGTAGCCCGCGGGACGCACGGTGTGCGCCGAGCGCCAGGTCTCTCGGAACCAGCCGCCCTCGGGGTGTGGCGCGAGGTCGAGCAATGCGGCAAGCGCGGGCCGCTGCGCATTCGTCACGCGCACCCCCTCTCGCTGATGGTCCGCCCAACGGGGCCAACACCAGGACTCATGGTGTGGAGGCGGTGGGCTGACGGTAACAAGCGCCGACTACGGAGCCGACTGGTCGCCGACTACGGAGCGGACCGGTCGGCCGCGTCGGGCAGGGACCCGCCGGTCGCCGAGACCAGGCGGGGCAGGTCGGTGCCCCGCACCGCCGGGAGCTGGACCTCGATGCCGTCGTCGAGGCGGGCGACCGCCCGGCCCCGCGGATCGGTGGTCAGCTCGACGACTCGATCCCAGTCAATGCGGCGTTGGCCGGCGAGCGCCCGTAGGCGCAGCCCGTGAGAGTCGGCGTCGGTGCCGGCCCGCCACGCCCACACCCCTACCGCGAGGGGTACGAGCAGCACCGGCAGTAGATACCACCGGGCGCTGGCCAACGGAAGGGCGCCGATGAAGGCGATCACCGCGGCGACCAGGACGGCCTGGTTGTGCCGGAAGCGGACGGTGTCGGAGCTGCTCACCCACCGATGATCCCACCCCGCCACGATGCCGGGCGCGGCGACCCCGTACGGGCGGTGACCGAGGCAGAATGGTGACCGGCATCACGGAAGGTGTACGTCACTGTCCGGGCGCCGGCTCGTTATCGGGAGTTGGGCAGCGGACTTGCCGTCCGCGTCCCGCACCGCCGCACCGCCCCCGTGCCCCCTCACGAAGGCGATCGCCGTGCCCCTCGCGTACCCGCGCACTTCAGCCCGCCGACCGGCCCTGCCCGAGGTCGTCGTTCTTGGGGTGGTCACCCTGCTTCTGCTCGCCGCCGCAGCCGGCACGCTGCCCGCGCTCGGCGTGGTGGCACTCACCGCGACGGCCGGCAGCGCGCTCGCCGGCACCCGGCTGTCCCGGCTGGCCGCCAACCCACCCCGCCCCGCCGTGCGCAACGGCGACACCCGGGCGGCCGCCCGGCGCCGGGCGGCGCGACCGCGCCGGGCCGCCGTCCTACTCGGCGCGGCCGTCGTCGCCGCCGGGCTCACCACCACCGTCCTGCCGCTGGCCGGCGCTGCGCACCGGAACGCCGTGGCCGTCGCCGGGCCGGCCGTCGTGGCGACGCTGTTCGGCTTCGGCCTGACCGCGCTGGCCGGGTCACCGCGCCCACCGGCCCGGGTCCGGCTGCGTCGGCTGACCGACGCGGCGGAGCCGGGCGCCGGGCTGGCCCTCGCCGGGTGGCTGATCCTGCCGCGGGACAGCCTCGGCGCACCGGTCCGCCTCGTGGCGGCGGTGACGCTTGGCACGCTCGCCGTCGGCGCCCTCACCGCAGTGACCGGGCCGCGTCGGCTGGGCGGGGCGGCCCGGTGCCGGGGCGGGGGGGCGCTGACGCTGACCGGACTCCTGCTGCTCACCACGCTGACCGCCGGCACCCTGCCCGACCGGGCGGGGCTGCTGGCCG
The sequence above is a segment of the Micromonospora sp. WMMA1363 genome. Coding sequences within it:
- a CDS encoding nucleosidase, whose protein sequence is MELIGEVTPDRPLLVLAVKEEAQFLPPTLPVLLTGMGKVNGAIALATTLARGPRPAGIVNLGTAGALRPGWAGTHAIGIVIQHDLDSDVLRTLTGEVYGSPLALPDSDGPTLATGDAFVADEASRQRLAAIAPLVDMEGYALAAAAQQAGVPLRIVKHVSDHAGEGAARTWRETVTECARALADWSVRNLPLARISQRPDSAETRG
- a CDS encoding cupin domain-containing protein, which gives rise to MTNAQRPALAALLDLAPHPEGGWFRETWRSAHTVRPAGYDGSRNAATAIYFLLHPGERSRWHVVRSDELWLWHSGGPLTLRLGGSGREPAADPMDVALGADVAAGQRPQMLVPGGTWQAAAPAGDQPVLVTCVVTPGFDFADFRME
- a CDS encoding PH domain-containing protein — translated: MSSSDTVRFRHNQAVLVAAVIAFIGALPLASARWYLLPVLLVPLAVGVWAWRAGTDADSHGLRLRALAGQRRIDWDRVVELTTDPRGRAVARLDDGIEVQLPAVRGTDLPRLVSATGGSLPDAADRSAP